The genomic window ATTCGCCCGGCGTGTTGAAGGGTCATGACCACCGCCGACTTTAGTGCCGGATTGttgtgcagcaggcgcttTGCCTCGGTTGGACGCTCCAGCGCCAGAACGCGCAGCTGTTCCACCGCCGAGTACGCCTCCTCTGTTGCCATGCCACGCAGCGCGTCAAGTACGAGGGAACCCTCGCGTCCAAGAATCGGATCCGTGAAGAAGCGAGGAAACTGCATCGTCTCTCGCCCAGCCTTATCTGTGGTtagctgctgtggctgctcctgtttctgctgctggtgaGAGAGTGGAGCACGCGCCATCGGCGCACGCATGCCACCGTCACGGCCCATTCGAGGAGCATAAGGTGGGCGTGATGCGTTTGGAGACGGATACAGCTCTCGCGGCCGCTTGCGGAAGGGGGAGTAGTCAGCGGgcccactgccaccgccgccgggaCCTGCGCGCACTGGTCCGTGCAGAGTGgtggtgcgcgctgctgtcacgCGCATCGCGCGCTCGCCAAAGGTGGTGCCATCAAGGCGGCGAATAGCCTCTTCCGCTGTCTGCGCATCCATGTACCCGGCGATGCCATAGCGGAAGTCCTTCCCTGGCGCCGGACCGAAGATGGTGAAGTTCACGACATGGCCAACGGACTCGAAGTGCTGACGCAACTTCTCCTTCTCGATTACGAGGGAGACTCCAGTGAAGAAGACGCTGGACGCCACGGAATTGCGGTCTTCCATATTTTTGTGCTCACGCCGAAGCCGCtagcgtgtgcgtctgtcaCCGTGCGTTCCACGTGGTTCTCTGTTCCTTCTCTACCCTGGGCTTTTGTATTTTTTCTTTACTtctgcaccgcctcttcccACGTGCAGTGCACTGTTGGCAATGTGCGCAGGTAACCGCGTGTGCACCTCTTTACGGGGGTACACATGTGTAGGATGAACGGCGGACGATggggcagagaggaagaaaggggaacAGGTAGAATAGCGCaaaggtgaagaaggtgagTGAAGGTCAAGGAGGAAGAGTTGAGAAGGCCTGACGAACCACAGCGCTGCACGAAGCCGAAGACGCTGGTCAGATGCAcaggtgaagagggaaggagagagacatcaCAAGCTGATCACTTGTCAGAGcaacacacatacgcgcacacaagaaaaaaaataatgATGTGTCACCCTCCCACATGTGCAACTGAGAATAGCGTGAAGTTACTTGTGTaagtgcatgtgtgtgtgtgcgtgtgtgtgtgtgtgtgtttctgtACGAGCAGTCAAGTGGGAAAAGAGCGGGCGCTGCAATGTTCACACAAACACGCATGCAAGACGAGCCCCTGAAGTAGTTTTTTTGTTGCTGTCACGGTACGGGTGCTCAACAGTGTAACTCCGCGCCCACCTCTGCGTGTACATGGGCGTGTCCATCTCTCGACGCTACGGCATTCAACTCGATGGGCACCCCTTCTTGAGGGCAATTTGTTCACGTATGCAGGCCGGCAAGCccctgaaaaaaaaaaaaacacacagcCATCGATCGACTAcacctcagcagcagagacCACTGCATATTCGCCTAGATCTTGGAGCAGGCAGTCAAGCTAAAACACCTCATCCTCGGCGTCTTCCCCTGCGTCTTCAAAGTAGTCCaactccctcctcacctgcATCGCATGGTAGGTGGTGTAAAAAGCACCAATACCGTAGTGCACGGAACGCGGAAAGAGTCGACTCGTAAAGAGAATCTTCATTGGCGCGCCCAAAGTGAATAGCAGCGATGCTGTGAGACCTGCCTGCGCGCCTAGCAGCGGCATCTGCAGCGAGTTGCTCAACCCAGTGGAACAGCCGAGGAGAATAAGCAGGGTGACGTTGGTGTAGATGTTCGAAATCCTCAGCATGCCATTCAGCACGCTGTTGAAGAGGCATGAGAccgcgcacacaccggcaAGCGGGGTGTTGATCGCGTAGGGATCAAACCACTCCCGGCTAGAGGTGCTACCCATCTCTGCTGCCAAGTAGCGCCGTCCTTTGATGTATTGACTGCTTGCTTTACTGGTATAGGCGCATGtgcatgtgggtgtgtgtggggggggaggtgccgTTTCTTGTGTGCGGGAATACGctctcactctttttttAGAGGAATGACGCACACGCTTTTCCGGCTTGATCCTTCATGAAAGCGGCGGGATCAGTCAGTGTACCCTACGACTGAGGGGGGAGCACGGCGGTCGCGTCTCGCACGTCACTGATTGCGCTACTCGttttgggggaggagggggggctaTGCAGCGGGGAAAGAATGACGTGTTACACGTGCGTGGAGCACTCAttttttgtgttttgttttcatAGAAAATGACGTTGTAGAAAAGAAAgatgaagaggggagagtgtGAAGAGGTAAAGAGAACGGGGTCTCGCTAGCGGAGGTAAGGAGGGCAGGCCTaacgaagagaaggagtCTCCATTTGAAGAAGTAAAGGGATAGCCCTAACAATGACTCAGAGGGGGCTCTGACAGATACGCAGAAACTCCCAGCAGTCGGAAGTGCTGTATATCATCACGCCATCCCCTCTTTCCgtgctttttttttaccTCAGATATACACGCGTATACGTGTGTATACGTATTTATGGGAGCTTGTCAGTCGGCAGTCACGCATCTGCACGCGCTTCCCTGGCACCCACGGAGTGACAAAGAGCCAACGCCGCGGTACTGCGAGTGCCACGTTCAGTACCTCCTCTACCATTATTCATCCCcccgccgcacacacacacgcacacaaacacacaccgACAGGTAGAATGACGTCAAACCAAAGTGCGCAACACCTTGTGAGTTTTTAATTTGAGAGAGTCCCATGGCTAAAGATACAACGCTTAAAACAatatgaagagagagaaacccacaaacgcacgcgcaccatgacgcagagaaaggaggagacagaAAGACAGAAACGCACACCGAAAAACCACTCAGGCAGGCAAGAGCGAGAGGTACACAACCACTGCTGAACCACGACTAAAAACAACATCGAGCAAGAGGTGAACCGAATACAACTCCACAGCACCATGGACGAGCGGACACGCCAatgtggagagaggagttcaaacacaaaaaaaaaaggaataCAGAGGAGCAAACAAGGTTAGCTGAAGGGGAGAAACAGTatgaaggaggggaagggggaagaaagcGGGGAGAGGAGTCTGGGGCTGAcatcctcccctcccccccaaaaaaaaaagaaaacatgGCCGCACTGCTTACAAGAGCCCCCCTCCCAAAAAAGGCACCCCTTCACTCTCCTTGTGTTGTGCAGGATGTGACCTCGTATTCGACTTCGGCTACATCGAATACGCCTCTCCGCTTTCTGTTTCACAGCCTTGCATTGGGCCTTTTCTATTGCTTCCTCCTCTATATTAAATTAAACACTTACTGGCGCGAAAACGAACAAACACaaacagggaaagagaaaagaggcagaTAGAcgacgagaaagagagctgcaagaggtggaggaaagcCACAAGgacgggagaggggggattATGCGCATTCATTGGCGAAACACCCCATATAGACATCCCCACTCCCTCTGCTCTCCCAACGCGCTGCGCTCGACAAGGTGCAGcctcatcccccccccccctcactcctTCTCTATTATGCTTGGCTCTTATGCAGCTGACGGCACatacaccaccaccagcagtaCCGCTTACATATTCGCAAGATActgcttcgcctcttccGAAAGGCAGCTAGGGCCAGCCGCCTTCACGCAGGTCAAAAATCCGGTCTCAGAGCCGGGAAGGGCTTGCAAGACGGGATGGTGGTTAGTTACCCACTCGAGAACCACATCGTGGATGCGTCGGGCCTCTACCTCGTCATCCTTGGCCGGCAGAGCCTTGCCCACGACTGTCAGCATGGCGGTTGCCACCTGCTGGAGCGCCGTGGTGCCGAAGAAATTCAGCAGTGACACATACAGGCTGATCGCGTTGCACGTGCAATGCGTGTACTCCTCCTCATTCACCAGGTTCGACGCAAAGTACTTATCGGTCACCTGCTGCACGTGCACGGCGTACTCACCGCCGTTGACGACCATGTTCGTCGTCGGATGCGAGCCCAGAAGCTGGACTATGACATTCATGAGATAAAAGTCGCTCTGAAGCAACTCATCgtccgaggacgacgacgcaaTTGTCAACGAGCTCGTGCAGATCTGTGGCAGCGACGGGATAATCGACTGCGGCGCGTGTGTTACAAAGTCGCACAGGATACTGGCAGCGCGCGTCATGTAAAACTCGTCCGTCGACGACTGAAGCCACTCGCCGAGGACAGGGAAGGCCTTAGCGAGGAAGGGCTCCGCAAACACCTCCTTCGAGGCAGCGAGTAGGGTGCCGATCAGGTCACATATGGAGGAGATGGTagcctgcacctcctcgtcctcaaCCTCAAGCGCGTCGAGTTCGTCCTCATCGTTCTCCgttgccctcttctccagGCACTCATTGCGGCGCTTTACAACaacctccagcgccgccattACCTTGTCGCACACGAGGGCCGTGTTGGTAGGGCTCATGATTGCCGGGTGCACGCTAACGCAGCGGCCGATGGCCCGCAGTATCATCTCCATCACGCTGTTCTCCGACTCCTCGCCGAGCGCCTCCATCAGCTTCGGAAGGGCTACCTcggccagctgctgtgctgccgGATCCTTCATCTCCTCGTAGCACTTCAGTATCTCGTCGAGCATCGACGCACCGCTCTCACGAATAGCCTCACCAGCAATGAATGTCAGCTGGCCAATAGCCGCGATGGCAATGTCGTGGAAATACGGGGCCAGTCCTACGCCGAGGTCCTTCAGCATCGCGAAGACCACGTTGGAGGCGAGCTCCTTGTCCTCGATGAGGCTTGTGTGAATCGTTACGACACGCTCGCCGACGCCCGGGATAACAAAGCGCATCTTTTCCACACCATCTGGTAGGtcctcgtcaccgccgccctcaCCAACACCGACATTCGCGATCTCCATGTCACATTCCATGCTCATCATGTTCAGCAGGATCGGGATGACAGTGCTGAGGTACGGCTGAGCCTGGTCCTTGAGGCACTCCACCATGCACGTCCAGCCACGCATCACGAAACGCGTGCGTGGGTCATCATTGGTGAGGCCGCCGGCACACAGCTGCCTTAGGTAGTTGCACACATCATGCGCGTACTTGGCAAACGCGTCGCGACCAACGCCGCAGGCGAGCAGTGTCACACATTCGATAGCCTTACACTTTGTCTTCATTGCCTCCGGTGCATCCGGAAGGCTTAACATCTCCTGGTAGACGGGCACAAGCTCCTCCACGTATGGCAGCAACATGCTCTTGCACGTCGAGGACACTGACGAGAGTACACCCAGTGCTGCCTCGCGGACAAAGTAGTGCTGCGTCCCTCGGATCATCGCCAAGCAGTCACCGCACATCAGCTCGATGTACGGATGCAGAATGGCGCGGAACTCGTCGAGTCCGTCCTCATCgtcatcctcctcttcatcgcCTGTCACGCTGTCAATGAAGCTGTCAAGGCAGTTCGCGGCGCACGTTGCCACGCGTGACACgtcgtcgcgcagcgcagcaactACAGCAGGCAGAATAGCGTCATGAACCTTCATCTGCAGCTCCGGTGTAAAGTCCTGggagagctgcgcgaggcagTCCAGCGTGTTAGCGCGCACGTACTTGGACTCGTCCTTCACGTGCGGCACGATCATCTGcaccagcgacggcagctgcgATGCAAAGACGGTACGCATGCCTTCGCCAGCGTAGCagatgagcagcaccgcggcatttctgtgctgccacagcgACGAGTTGATGTTCTGTGTGAAGAGCGCCTGGGCCGTCTTTTGAAGCTTGCGGCCGCCGAGCGCGTTCGAAATGCGGTCCAGCCCACTCGACCCGATCACTAGATCCGAGTTTTCCTCCAGGTCGTCCTCGTCTTTATCGCGGCCGGTGATGTCCCAGTCCGCGCTGTAGTCGGGATTCAGAGTGTACTGGAAGAGCAActcgaagaaggaggaggcaaacTGCGGCACCTTGCGCACAGTCTTAGGAACTTCCTCACAGTACGTCAGCAtcagctccaccgccatGTGGCGCGCTCCGGCGTCTACctgaggtgcagcagccacctGCATCATGAGCCCCAGAAGGTTCTCGGCGTCATGCTGGAAGAGGCTGATACTCGACGAGATTCCATCCACAGTGGCCTCGAGCATCGACTCCACAGACTCCCACTCGCCCTGGTTCAGGTAGGCCTCGATGACACCCAGCATCTTCGGCACCAACGGGCGTAGACGGTCCGCCATGCCAAGGTTGGATAGACGGATCGTCGTCTCGAAGGCAGCCTTCTTGAGATCTGCAGTCTCTGTCGCTTGCACGAAGCACGTCTCCAAGCCCTGCGCCAGCGTATCGGCATGAGATTGAAAGTAAGCAGCCATGGCCATCGAGGTTGCCTGAACAATTTCGCAGCACATCGTCTTCAGTATCTCGTCGCCCTTGATGTCGCCGAGGATGGTCATAACGTTCGTCCAGAGCTCATTCCagtcctccttctcctggAACACCTGCACCGCCAGAGCACTGAcgcacgccgcagcaggtgagCGCAGGCCACCCTGCGAGGAAGAGCTGATCACAGAGAGCATATGCGCCTTCACTGCAGCGCGTGTTGCAGCATCGGATGCGGCGTACGGTGAAGGGGTAGCATTGAAgagcttgcgcagcagcaccaggcTAATGGTCTTCACACCCATATCCTGCGAAGTCGCACTGGCCTCGGCCAAGGTGCACATCATCCACACAGGGTTGGAGGCAACCATGTTGTTGTAGTGCTCCTCGGCCGACTTGCGCTCCTGGTTATCTGCGGAGCGCAGCCCATTCAGCACCACGATAAAATGACTCGAATCCATGGTAAGCACAGGGAGGTGTCGATGCCAGATATATAGATAAAGACGTAGATATGTGCTTGGCAAAGGAAGCGTgtcagcaagagagaaaccACTTTGGTTAGCTGCTGAAGTTCTCTTGCCAGTTCTTTTTCTCTATGCTTTGTGTGGCGAGTGAAGAGGCGTTCGTATGCGCCCACCCTTCTTGTCCTGTATGAaacggcaaagaaaagagatcCTAACTTGTGTGCCTGAAAATATATgcacacaagaaaaagaacgaCAATTTAGTTAATCAACCCTTAGGTGGCAATTGGGTTATCCCTTGTGGCTTGCTTCTcctgtgcttctctttcgtaACAGTTACTACGTCTTAGGTCAGAGCGTTCTTCTTTGATGCGCGGCGTCTTCGTCGTTGTTCTGATGCTTTTCTGGGCAGGGCATCCGAAATCATCGCACATGCGAATACatttgtttgttgttgttgcgggaggagagaggcagcggcaccgatTGTTGTGAGCACAGAAGACCACATCAGAACCGCGCCCAGGTGTGAGTCACAAGCAAAAACAAGGGAAGAAGGCACAGAGCAAGAAAAGAAGGTGACGTCCAGGGAGACGGGAACACCATGGAATAATATGACGTGAGATGTCAACAGCATAGCGAGAAAAACATGAGTGGGGAGGGTCAGACAGCTTCTCGAAGAGGGGACGGGAGCCAAGGATGCCCTTCAACTGCAAATCAGTCAGAGGCAGACTGCACCTCAAAAAGCACCACAGGTGTCAAGAGCGGCAcgtgtatgtctgtgtgtgtgtgtgtgtgtgtgtgtgggatgTGACGTGATCCAAGTGCTTTTCTATCGTTGTAGGTGTGGTATTTCCATCCATCACACTACCCATTTTGAAAgcgaaacaaagaaaaaaaagacgccGTCGTCACGATGACGGGCGCAGCAACTCTGCACTCAAAAGCACAGAGCtgggaggagcagcggtaaagagaaaacgacaaAGAAACATAAGACGCCGAGCTGCTCACTCGCGCGTGTCTATGAAGCTGCAAAGGCATATACTCCGGATGCGGTGTAAAGAAAGACGTCTATATGAGAGCAAATTAAAGCGCAGTGGGAAGTCTTTCGCACCTGCGACTGAAATCCAATCATGGCATCAAAACATTTTAGCCTTCTCTATGATAAGCACGTCACACCTTGGAGCAAAGATAGTGCCTCATCTAGTTTAGGGACAAAGGCAAAAGAGTGCAGTACTTCTTCTGAAAAAAGCGACAAGACACCCTCTTGTACTCCTGAGGAGGACGTGCAAAGAGATCCTGTCAATGCGGGCGAGGACGTCGGGCCTGGGTGTAGAACATCCGTGCAATGTAACACGACTACATTGGGAAACGGGTactgccactgcagcagcgtgtccaTAAAAGCGTCCTCATCCAATATTCCCAAAGAGCTGcgcacacctcctccaccattTACCCCCTTTTCGAGAGAAGCACCATGCACATTTTGAAGTTCAACAGCTGCATCTCGGATATGGCCGTCGCACAGCGGGATGCTTGCACTCACGCGAGCCCATCCACGTTTGAAAGCAGTGCTAAGGATGtgaaaggcaaaagagacGGTAACATGGCGGCGCAAGACCAAGAaatcggcagcagcaccctcACTCAATGCTGCAGCCGACACGCCCGGGCTTTTGCGTACCTTCTTGAAGGTTTGCAACAACATCATCCACGGTGCCTCGCTCAGAGTGGTAAGCGATAGGGTATGGGTTGTGCTGTCCGCCTCCTTCCCGTAGTAGCTCGTGGCGAGGCTcacaagaggagaaggagccaCAAGCCCATCAACACACAGAAGATACTCCATAAAGTGACTATCAGTAAGAACCAGCCGCAGTGCTCCACGTCGCGACTGCCACACATATGTCGCGGGGCAGTAGTAGTTAGCCTCCAACGCTACAATGTTGTCAGCGGTAATTCCCCCCTCATTGATATCCCTCCGCCAGAGACCCGACAGCCGGAGATTTAGTCCGGACCACTGTGCCTCGCGACGAAGCTCAGATAAGTCACCCAGTTgttcgccgccaccgctactCCTAGtcaagagggaagggaaaaagagtaACTGTAAAGTACGCTGTGACGCGCTTCCGTAGTACCGTAGGCTCCCTGACACTTCTGCCCACTCCGCAAAAACGGGTATTAGATCATCAAAGCAGCACGTGCCGTCTATCAGTAGCCGTAATGCGCCACACGGTTTCGTGCACGGCAGTGTACTATGCCGAGAAAAAGCACAATCTTGTCCCAGACGGCTACCCCGCTTATCGGCGGACTCACAAAAAATACTCAATGCAGTGCGCAATAGACGCTTCGTAACACTGGCGATACCGCCTTCGTTCATCTCACCGTTGCAGTGCGTGGGAACAACAAAGATAAGCTTGCAGTGAGCATCTGAAGAGCCGGAGGTGCAACTGTGTGGCCGCAGTGCGCAGCCAAACCCATTGTTCGCCGGGCAGGTAAAAAGAAGCTCCGTTGTGTACCCTAACGATGCGGCTTGACTAGCTACTGCTGACAAAAAGTGCACTGGTGGTAAATGAACACCAGATGAACGCACCTGCTCACTGCTTTGATCGATGTCATCAAAGTTAGATACCACGAAAAAATGGAGCTTGAAAGGCTGCGAAAGGTGATTTTGCGCTTCGTAGCCAAACAACTTAGTCGCAAATATCGTGCTCGCCGAAAAGGAGGTGGTTTCGCACAGGCAATAGGTTAGTGCTGATTTCATACTCAAAGCTGGTACAGCGTTCCACGCCTGAAGAGTACGAATGTACTCCTGTACCGGTGCCTCGCTACCTGTCTCACTGCCTGCATCAGGCAGGTTCGCTTTTCGACACGCATTATCCTTTGAATTGTCCTTTGACGCCGAGACATCCACCAATCTGTCTAGAAACCAGTCATACTCGACGCTACATCCACTGCACGAGCTTGAGTGCTCCGGTGCGGCGTTGTCTTGTCGCGAACTCGCAAGCGCAATGGCTTTCACAAAGTCCGCAACATCAGCACCAGAGTCGTGGTCCAGTGAAGCAAGGTGTGCAACTCCCTCACTTTTCTTCGCCTGTCTATGCCCCTTTCGGGAAAGTAATGGAGACTGTGTTGGTTCAGTTTCTGCAGCGCATCTCTCCCCTCGCCTTTCACTGATCGAGTGGGCACTTCGACGCGTTGTCTTTGCGCCTTCTTTCAATACAGCTTCTACCCCTTCCTTGAGAGACGAATCGTCCTTCTGTAAAGGTATCACCCGCTCTGTTGTCCGTGTGTCTGAGCGAAAAAAGCACACTGCACGCACCTTGATCAGTTTTGGGCGAGCCTCACTCGCCAGGGGACTAATTGTGATTTTCAGAAAGGTGTTGAGCTGAGTGCCCGGTACCTTCAGACTAGTAACACAGCTGGGAGCAGCTGAAGTAGTAGTAAGCACAAGAAAGCCACCATGCCGGGAGCTAGATGTTTCAATGACAACGCTGAAAACATGCCTTTCTTGATTGGGAAAAGCTGCAGAATCGAGATGAAGCGAGGGTCTCTCGATATCATCCTCCACGACAAGCACAGCAACAAGGTCCTGCACCACATAAGTATCGGTACTGCCTCCTGTCGGCAGGTCAACTACCTTGTTGTGCGTGTAAGAGAGCAGTTCTCTACGTTTCCGCATATCCACTCGGTTTTCAAGCTCAAAAACTGCACAAGCTTCATGCGAGAAAGAAGTGCATGTGACCCAGCTCTTCGACGGCAGCTGAGATCTCGACATCCACAGTCTGACGTTTTgtggcgtcagcagcgcagacCCGATACCGACACCTGTGGCTTCCACAACCTTGAAAGCAACTAGCTCGGCACTTTTGAGGTGCTCAAGAAATCCCTCTACTGTAGTATTAGAGCTTTTCACTGTTGCACTCCGTAGTGGTAAGTTCTCACGTTTGTGAAACTTCGCAATCTTGGGTGATCgactttttctctctgcttcctTGAGAAAAAATGTCTTCTCAGAGTCATTGCTGGGGGAAGCCTGTAGTTGCTGTGTAGGCTTCTTTTGAGGAGCGATAGGCTTTTCTGTTTGCATAGAAGGCTCAATCACGGCTGCTGCATCACTCAAAACCTCAGGGTCGTTATTTGAAAGAGAAGCTTGAAATGcttctggtgctgctggtttCGAACATTTGTTTTGAGAATGATCAACGCATGATTGTGAAAAGGGGAATGGCTTCTTGTGAAGAGCTGCAGAATGTGATGTTTGTGAAGAGCTTGTTTTGGCTGCAAGAATGCCGTCTAGTGCATCTGAAAACGCCCTGATGTTCACCTCCATGATTGTTCGATGTGTCTGAAGCGAAACTCTTGGAAAAAAAATGTATGCTGGTATCCCTTGCCACCGCCTTTGTGCAGCAACAACTTCTCCATGAAAGTACCTTAGAATTaaggaagaagggagaaagagcgcaGCCGGGAAGTATTCAGGTTGCCAAATGGCTGGTAGCGCAGAATCATGGCATTAGCTACAGAGTGCAAGGAAGGCCTTCATAAAAATCAATGGTACGCTAGGCCTATGGCTCAGAAAGAAGATtcaggcaagagagagaaaacggTCTCCATTACAACTCCAGTTGTACTAAAGCGCATCCTTCTTGCATTCTTTGCGTTTTGGTGGGTGTTGAACCGTCGGGACTGAAATGTTGAGAAAAAAGGTAGGAATACTGTGCATCGCCTGCACGGCTGTGGGAAAGTCCAGCGCCGTAGGGGGAAAAAGTACGGTTGTTCACTGTTGAGAAAGATGCCTTTACTCCAACGTTGGATCAGTGTTAAATGCTGCCCTGTTGATCGTCTGAAACGGGTGATGCACAAGTCGCGACGTGCCGCTTTGAACGTTGTTTCGAAGGAGGTATTGTGCCAGCCACATCACCGGGTCGGCCTGTGATGTGTTGGCGGCGCCGTTGACCATGCCGCTCGGTGTAATTTGGCCCCTGTAATTCTTGATTAAGTCTTGAAGAGCCGGCACAAGCGTTGGAAAGACATTCTCAATGAGGTAGCGATGATCTGCGGAAACTTCGTTTTCATTGCCGGCCCTGCACTCACCAATGTGATCCAGGAAAAGGCCTTCCTCAATGAGTCGCACGACATGCGCGCACTCTCCTTCGGAGTTTGGCAAAACCGGCATGGCGCCGTCAGGGTTGTGTGGGTTTTGGTGGGGGGGCGCGCGTGGGGCTGTGTGTGGTGGCTGGCTGGCTGCggggggggtggtggcgggggagagggtcTGGCTGTGGCTGGGGCATGGGGCATGGGGGGGTTCGGACCCGCTGGCCGGGGCGCGCCTGGGGTGGCGGGAGGGCgccggggggtgggggctgcGCCCATCGCCCGGGGCGGAAACCAGCGCGTGGGCGGAAGCCCACGCCAAAGAACGCCCCGGGGAAGGCGGGAAAGCACCGAGGACGGAAACCAACGTTGGGAAACCTTAAAACCAAAAGCGCAATGTTCAcaaccagctgctgcgctgcttttcCTTTAGCTGACGCGCAAGGTCCTGAAacgtcagcgccgcctgcgccaaCTCCGCCGATTTGTTCTGCATCTCGCTCAGTCGCTcgccccgctgctgcagcttgcgCACGTTCTCGCTCATCATCCGCCGGGCCTCGGTGAGGCTCACATTCTCGCGCTCGGCGATAGCCTTCAGTTGCGCGTAGCGGCCGCGTGGCGGCTCACTCGAGGTGGGTGCACTGGCGGCCGC from Leishmania panamensis strain MHOM/PA/94/PSC-1 chromosome 32 sequence includes these protein-coding regions:
- a CDS encoding hypothetical protein (TriTrypDB/GeneDB-style sysID: LpmP.32.2250); protein product: MEDRNSVASSVFFTGVSLVIEKEKLRQHFESVGHVVNFTIFGPAPGKDFRYGIAGYMDAQTAEEAIRRLDGTTFGERAMRVTAARTTTLHGPVRAGPGGGGSGPADYSPFRKRPRELYPSPNASRPPYAPRMGRDGGMRAPMARAPLSHQQQKQEQPQQLTTDKAGRETMQFPRFFTDPILGREGSLVLDALRGMATEEAYSAVEQLRVLALERPTEAKRLLHNNPALKSAVVMTLQHAGRIPFGSLPRDAYQSRKEAETEAELAQPPPPQQPMPPPPSVPQTSQTPQQTPQQHPAQSLKLAKKEPKSAIKSDEVHGTRKRGTAAGSASSSATASSVAQTALLQPSTPMTEAERDEVLELIQNMSEEDVERVLTMSVRDLAQVPDPAQRQQLEVLQKRLLEMSQDL
- a CDS encoding hypothetical protein (TriTrypDB/GeneDB-style sysID: LpmP.32.2270), encoding MDSSHFIVVLNGLRSADNQERKSAEEHYNNMVASNPVWMMCTLAEASATSQDMGVKTISLVLLRKLFNATPSPYAASDAATRAAVKAHMLSVISSSSQGGLRSPAAACVSALAVQVFQEKEDWNELWTNVMTILGDIKGDEILKTMCCEIVQATSMAMAAYFQSHADTLAQGLETCFVQATETADLKKAAFETTIRLSNLGMADRLRPLVPKMLGVIEAYLNQGEWESVESMLEATVDGISSSISLFQHDAENLLGLMMQVAAAPQVDAGARHMAVELMLTYCEEVPKTVRKVPQFASSFFELLFQYTLNPDYSADWDITGRDKDEDDLEENSDLVIGSSGLDRISNALGGRKLQKTAQALFTQNINSSLWQHRNAAVLLICYAGEGMRTVFASQLPSLVQMIVPHVKDESKYVRANTLDCLAQLSQDFTPELQMKVHDAILPAVVAALRDDVSRVATCAANCLDSFIDSVTGDEEEDDDEDGLDEFRAILHPYIELMCGDCLAMIRGTQHYFVREAALGVLSSVSSTCKSMLLPYVEELVPVYQEMLSLPDAPEAMKTKCKAIECVTLLACGVGRDAFAKYAHDVCNYLRQLCAGGLTNDDPRTRFVMRGWTCMVECLKDQAQPYLSTVIPILLNMMSMECDMEIANVGVGEGGGDEDLPDGVEKMRFVIPGVGERVVTIHTSLIEDKELASNVVFAMLKDLGVGLAPYFHDIAIAAIGQLTFIAGEAIRESGASMLDEILKCYEEMKDPAAQQLAEVALPKLMEALGEESENSVMEMILRAIGRCVSVHPAIMSPTNTALVCDKVMAALEVVVKRRNECLEKRATENDEDELDALEVEDEEVQATISSICDLIGTLLAASKEVFAEPFLAKAFPVLGEWLQSSTDEFYMTRAASILCDFVTHAPQSIIPSLPQICTSSLTIASSSSDDELLQSDFYLMNVIVQLLGSHPTTNMVVNGGEYAVHVQQVTDKYFASNLVNEEEYTHCTCNAISLYVSLLNFFGTTALQQVATAMLTVVGKALPAKDDEVEARRIHDVVLEWVTNHHPVLQALPGSETGFLTCVKAAGPSCLSEEAKQYLANM
- a CDS encoding hypothetical protein (TriTrypDB/GeneDB-style sysID: LpmP.32.2260), whose translation is MGSTSSREWFDPYAINTPLAGVCAVSCLFNSVLNGMLRISNIYTNVTLLILLGCSTGLSNSLQMPLLGAQAGLTASLLFTLGAPMKILFTSRLFPRSVHYGIGAFYTTYHAMQVRRELDYFEDAGEDAEDEVF
- a CDS encoding hypothetical protein (TriTrypDB/GeneDB-style sysID: LpmP.32.2280), producing the protein MEVNIRAFSDALDGILAAKTSSSQTSHSAALHKKPFPFSQSCVDHSQNKCSKPAAPEAFQASLSNNDPEVLSDAAAVIEPSMQTEKPIAPQKKPTQQLQASPSNDSEKTFFLKEAERKSRSPKIAKFHKRENLPLRSATVKSSNTTVEGFLEHLKSAELVAFKVVEATGVGIGSALLTPQNVRLWMSRSQLPSKSWVTCTSFSHEACAVFELENRVDMRKRRELLSYTHNKVVDLPTGGSTDTYVVQDLVAVLVVEDDIERPSLHLDSAAFPNQERHVFSVVIETSSSRHGGFLVLTTTSAAPSCVTSLKVPGTQLNTFLKITISPLASEARPKLIKVRAVCFFRSDTRTTERVIPLQKDDSSLKEGVEAVLKEGAKTTRRSAHSISERRGERCAAETEPTQSPLLSRKGHRQAKKSEGVAHLASLDHDSGADVADFVKAIALASSRQDNAAPEHSSSCSGCSVEYDWFLDRLVDVSASKDNSKDNACRKANLPDAGSETGSEAPVQEYIRTLQAWNAVPALSMKSALTYCLCETTSFSASTIFATKLFGYEAQNHLSQPFKLHFFVVSNFDDIDQSSEQVRSSGVHLPPVHFLSAVASQAASLGYTTELLFTCPANNGFGCALRPHSCTSGSSDAHCKLIFVVPTHCNGEMNEGGIASVTKRLLRTALSIFCESADKRGSRLGQDCAFSRHSTLPCTKPCGALRLLIDGTCCFDDLIPVFAEWAEVSGSLRYYGSASQRTLQLLFFPSLLTRSSGGGEQLGDLSELRREAQWSGLNLRLSGLWRRDINEGGITADNIVALEANYYCPATYVWQSRRGALRLVLTDSHFMEYLLCVDGLVAPSPLVSLATSYYGKEADSTTHTLSLTTLSEAPWMMLLQTFKKVRKSPGVSAAALSEGAAADFLVLRRHVTVSFAFHILSTAFKRGWARVSASIPLCDGHIRDAAVELQNVHGASLEKGVNGGGGVRSSLGILDEDAFMDTLLQWQYPFPNVVVLHCTDVLHPGPTSSPALTGSLCTSSSGVQEGVLSLFSEEVLHSFAFVPKLDEALSLLQGVTCLS